The following are encoded in a window of Haliotis asinina isolate JCU_RB_2024 chromosome 14, JCU_Hal_asi_v2, whole genome shotgun sequence genomic DNA:
- the LOC137261686 gene encoding uncharacterized protein: MKLIHRSAHQKSFCASLKSGLIIIGVLSVAATMLNKLIMDMYSWNPTYTAPARIGERKVHIIGSDRVQTDIQKSRPNKRKSKVITTGRTRCPSVLDNMSKGHWKQRVMTKQEVFAQERFLNHSRKQISIVSYISRNDGMCGNFTLPYNRHARALCYPTSKKPCCFNNRCVALPVEKCRCKNCYDVRQRVHAEYATWIPADQRCSFHVFTGTEACQLLANSTLFLFGDSHFRHFYTAMLMLLRNDPIGGGLRDRNNNVTLKKCPGPYQFGSKECRPTLELKAKPLCDGSFNLKYVSHTKASQGPDLYNKIKGHGHKKKTFVLISLAAREGNNVTKFMEYLKPALNFVKNTSFKYPKLMWANGHAPGLLKSPVYERQGLQYMKKANENMQKLLKPLGIPVFDTFNMTSTTISFDGTHYGYGVTTAKVQLLLNYLKELQGRHQW, from the exons ATGAAATTAATCCATCGCTCCGCACATCAGAAGAGTTTTTGTGCTTCGTTAAAATCTGGTCTAATCATTATCGGCGTTCTCAGCGTTGCCGCAACAATGCTGAATAAACTCATCATGGATATGTATTCCTGGAACCCGACATACACAGCACCGGCAAGGATCGGGGAGCGTAAGGTTCATATCATAGGATCAGATCGAGTACAAACTGACATCCAGAAGTCAAGGCCAAACAAGCGCAAGTCCAAAGTGATCACCACAGGTAGAACTCGTTGTCCGAGTGTTTTGGACAATATGTCAAAAGGACACTGGAAGCAAAGAGTCATGACAAAGCAGGAAGTGTTCGCACAAGAAAGGTTCCTGAACCATTCCCGGAAACAAATAAGTATAGTTAGTTATATATCAAGAAATGATGGGATGTGTGGCAACTTCACCCTTCCCTACAACCGCCATGCGAGAGCTCTCTGTTACCCAACCAGCAAAAAGCCATGTTGTTTTAATAATAGATGCGTCGCTCTACCCGTGGAGAAGTGTCGCTGCAAAAACTGCTACGACGTGAGGCAACGTGTGCATGCGGAGTATGCAACATGGATACCAGCGGACCAGAGGTGTTCGTTTCATGTTTTCACAGGAACGGAAGCCTGTCAGCTTTTAGCAAATTCGACACTGTTTCTGTTTGGAGATTCTCATTTTCGTCATTTTTATACAGCGATGCTTATGTTATTACGTAACGATCCGATCGGAGGTGGACTTAGGGACAGAAATAACAACG TGACTCTAAAGAAATGCCCTGGCCCATACCAGTTCGGATCTAAGGAATGCAGACCAACACTTGAACTGAAGGCAAAACCTTTGTGTGATGGCAGTTTTAATCTGAAGTATGTCAGTCATACAAAGGCGTCGCAGGGCCCGGACCTGTACAACAAAATCAAAGGACATGGTCATAAGAAGAAAACGTTTGTTCTGATTTCACTTGCCGCCCGCGAAGGCAACAATGTAACTAAATTTATGGAATATCTCAAGCCGGCCTTAAACTTTGTGAAAAATACTTCCTTCAAATATCCGAAGTTGATGTGGGCAAATGGCCACGCACCCGGACTTCTCAAATCGCCAGTATATGAACGTCAGGGGCTCCAGTATATGAAGAAAGCAAACGAGAATATGCAGAAACTGTTGAAGCCTCTTGGTATTCCCGTGTTTGATACATTCAATATGACGAGTACCACTATTAGTTTTGATGGCACCCATTATGGCTACGGTGTCACGACAGCCAAAGTTCAGTTGCTGCTGAATTACCTAAAGGAGCTGCAGGGGCGGCATCAGTGGTGA
- the LOC137261687 gene encoding zinc finger protein 502-like: METDGVMQYTCSFCSEEFSNNQRLQKHLKKHSKMAHQCAVCDKTFSTPANFDRHMKLHTGMGSFKCDVCDKRFSVSGHLTRHMRVHTGEKPYKCHMCDKAFSTSGNLTRHIKYHNGVQPFKCEICGKAFTVSDNLVRHIRSHTGEKPFKCTLCEKAYSDSSNLTEHMRVHTGERPHKCTLCSKSFAYSSSINQHMAKHRQEKPFICGECGKMFSRTSILKEHLRTHTGERHKCETCGKKFKWDSDFRKHMKDHTRIMLGICKPRTRGRPVKIKALARDIITGSHIDVGNTVDSNGVTHNEAVVDNIITDVEEATVNKPYFARNVFLKKDNVNKKTSVDERNISYDGDVHKNDQLIEDDNCADSNINDEIEEEIFDSDVYDMSHKKEMVDSDELVDSDVKRYNMADEIEWYENNENV; this comes from the coding sequence ATGGAGACGGATGGCGTGATGCAATACACCTGCAGCTTCTGCAGTGAAGAATTCAGCAACAATCAGCGCCTGCAGAAACACTTGAAGAAACACAGCAAGATGGCTCACCAGTGTGCTGTATGTGATAAAACATTTTCTACCCCTGCAAACTTTGACCGGCATATGAAACTACATACAGGGATGGGGTCCTTCAAATGTGACGTGTGCGATAAACGCTTCTCAGTGTCAGGACACCTGACCCGACACATGAGAGTTCACACAGGGGAGAAACCATACAAATGTCACATGTGTGATAAAGCTTTTTCGACATCCGGCAACCTGACCAGACATATCAAGTACCATAACGGAGTCCAGCCATTCAAGTGCGAAATTTGCGGAAAAGCATTTACTGTTTCAGACAATCTTGTTAGACATATTCGTTCTCACACTGGGGAGAAACCATTCAAGTGTACTCTGTGTGAGAAGGCTTACAGTGACTCCAGCAATCTGACGGAACACATGCGTGTGCACACAGGGGAACGTCCACACAAGTGCACATTGTGCAGTAAGTCATTTGCATACTCGTCAAGTATCAACCAACACATGGCTAAGCACAGGCAAGAAAAGCCCTTTATTTGTGGAGAATGTGGCAAGATGTTCTCCCGCACATCAATCCTCAAAGAACATCTGAGAACACACACAGGGGAGAGACATAAGTGTGAGACGTGTGGAAAAAAGTTCAAATGGGATTCCGACTTCCGTAAGCACATGAAGGATCACACCAGGATCATGTTGGGGATCTGTAAACCTCGTACAAGGGGAAGACCAGTAAAGATCAAAGCTCTAGCAAGAGATATTATCACTGGTAGCCATATTGACGTTGGAAATACTGTTGACAGCAATGGTGTTACACATAATGAGGCTGTTGTTGACAATATCATAACTGATGTTGAGGAAGCAACTGTTAACAAGCCATATTTTGCTAGAAACGTTTTTCTCAAAAAAGACAATGTGAACAAGAAAACTAGTGttgatgaaagaaatatttcttaTGATGGTGACGTGCATAAAAATGATCAACTGATTGAAGATGATAATTGTGCTGACAGTaatataaatgatgaaattgaAGAAGAAATTTTTGACAGTGATGTTTATGATATGTCTcacaagaaagaaatggttgACAGTGATGAGTTGGTTGACtctgatgttaaaagatataacATGGCTGATGAGATTGAGTggtatgaaaataatgaaaatgtgtaa